From a region of the Flexistipes sp. genome:
- the nifJ gene encoding pyruvate:ferredoxin (flavodoxin) oxidoreductase, giving the protein MSERNFVNIDGNTAAAHVAHAVNEVIAIYPITPSSDMGEKADEKSAKGEKNIWGSVPKVVEMQSEAGAAGACHGSLTTGALTTTFTASQGLLLMIPNMYKIAGELTPAVFHVSARAIASHALSIFGDHSDVMACRQTGWAMLASNNPQEVMDSALIAQAASLESRVPFLHFFDGFRTSHEIRTTEELTKDQMKSMISDELIANHRKNALNPEDPTIKGTSQNPDVFFQSREAVNKYYDECPQILQKQMDKFFELTGRRYNLVDYAGHPEAEKVIIIMGSGADVVEETVEYMVSQGEKVGVIKIRLFRPFPLEAFVDALPKTADKMAVLDRTKEPGALGEPLYLDIRTAIGEAMQKKMISYDGYPTIVGGRYGLGSKDFTPAMIKGVFDNLDKKEPLNNFSVGIKDDVTDRSIDYNPEWLTPQDDVFNGMFFGLGSDGTVGANKNSAKIIGDLTDNKVQAYFVYDSKKAGSMTTSHVRFGQREIKSSYLVQKADFIGCHNFAFLEHYDIVKKLKKGGTFLLNSFHSKDEVWDKLPAEVQKDLIEKEAKFYVINANDIAEEIGLGPRINVILQTAFFKISEILPFDEAVKAIKETIKKTYGKYGDEIVEMNNKAVDAGANQLHQVKVPSSVTSDIKMKKYIDDPNAPEIVKKAISKMVAYEGDDVPVSWLPDDGTYPTGTSKYEKRNIALQTPVWDPEICIQCGICSFVCPHATIRMKVYDESELKNAPETFKYTDARGKEFKGMKFSIQVAVEDCTGCGACVYNCPAKSKTDPKYKAINMEPQPPLRAQERENFKFFQTIPELDPSKFNRNTLKGSQLTPHLFEFSGACAGCGETPYVRLMAHLFGDRALIANATGCSSIYGGNLPTTPYTKRQDGRGPAWTNSLFEDNAEVGYGMSLAVEKSKEFALELLDELKDDLGSKFVDEIVNADQSEQTGIEEQRERIAKLKEKLSVINNEKSKKLLEVADALIKKSIWILGGDGWAYDIGYGGLDHVLAQENDVNVLVLDTEVYSNTGGQASKATSIGSFAKFAFAGKDLEKKDLGMIAMTYGHIYVAKVSLSNQAQCVKAFKEAESYDGPSMIIADSHCIAHGIDMSKGVEQQRTAVKSGYWMLYRFDPRLKAQGKNPLQIDSKEPSVSVAEYMKSENRFRAVAKMFPERAKELADIAEEKTRFRFNLTKQLAENIDCSKQNDNEE; this is encoded by the coding sequence ATGTCAGAGCGAAATTTTGTAAACATTGACGGTAACACTGCAGCAGCCCATGTTGCACATGCTGTTAATGAAGTAATTGCCATTTATCCTATAACCCCTTCTTCGGATATGGGAGAAAAGGCTGATGAAAAAAGTGCAAAAGGTGAAAAAAATATCTGGGGTTCTGTACCCAAGGTTGTGGAAATGCAGTCAGAAGCCGGTGCCGCCGGCGCATGCCACGGCTCACTCACAACAGGGGCACTAACAACCACTTTTACAGCCTCTCAGGGGCTGCTTCTTATGATACCGAATATGTATAAAATAGCCGGAGAACTTACACCGGCGGTGTTTCACGTTAGTGCCAGAGCTATAGCATCACATGCTCTTTCCATTTTCGGAGATCATTCCGATGTTATGGCATGCAGACAGACCGGATGGGCAATGCTGGCTTCAAATAATCCCCAGGAAGTTATGGATTCAGCACTGATAGCCCAGGCAGCTTCTCTTGAATCACGTGTACCATTTCTTCATTTCTTCGATGGTTTCAGAACTTCTCATGAAATCAGAACAACAGAAGAATTGACCAAAGACCAGATGAAAAGCATGATCTCAGACGAGCTTATTGCTAATCACAGAAAAAATGCGCTTAATCCTGAAGACCCAACTATCAAAGGTACCTCACAGAACCCGGATGTTTTTTTTCAAAGCCGGGAAGCAGTAAACAAATATTATGATGAATGCCCACAAATTCTCCAGAAACAGATGGACAAATTTTTCGAACTTACAGGACGCAGGTATAACCTCGTTGATTACGCAGGTCATCCTGAGGCAGAAAAAGTTATAATCATAATGGGATCCGGAGCCGATGTTGTGGAGGAAACCGTTGAGTATATGGTTTCCCAGGGCGAAAAAGTCGGTGTTATCAAAATAAGATTATTCAGACCGTTCCCTCTTGAAGCTTTTGTTGATGCTCTTCCCAAAACAGCTGACAAAATGGCAGTTTTGGACAGAACAAAAGAACCGGGAGCTCTCGGTGAGCCGCTTTATCTTGATATAAGAACGGCTATCGGCGAAGCTATGCAGAAAAAGATGATTTCCTACGACGGATACCCAACAATAGTAGGCGGAAGATACGGACTTGGCTCAAAAGATTTTACCCCGGCCATGATAAAGGGAGTTTTTGATAATCTTGATAAAAAAGAACCTTTGAACAATTTTTCAGTGGGAATCAAAGACGATGTAACAGACAGAAGTATCGATTATAATCCAGAATGGCTTACACCCCAGGACGATGTTTTCAACGGAATGTTTTTCGGTCTGGGTTCGGACGGTACAGTAGGTGCCAACAAAAACTCGGCAAAAATCATCGGTGATTTGACCGACAACAAAGTTCAGGCTTATTTTGTGTATGACTCAAAGAAAGCCGGATCAATGACCACATCTCACGTTAGATTTGGTCAAAGGGAGATAAAGAGTTCATACCTTGTTCAAAAGGCTGACTTTATCGGATGTCATAATTTCGCATTTTTGGAGCATTACGATATAGTCAAGAAACTTAAAAAAGGCGGTACATTCCTTCTGAACAGCTTTCATTCAAAAGACGAAGTATGGGACAAGCTTCCTGCAGAAGTTCAGAAAGACTTGATAGAAAAAGAGGCGAAATTTTACGTTATCAATGCCAATGATATCGCAGAAGAAATCGGTTTAGGTCCCAGAATTAACGTTATCCTGCAAACGGCATTCTTTAAAATTTCAGAAATTCTACCATTCGATGAAGCTGTCAAAGCAATCAAGGAAACCATTAAGAAAACTTACGGAAAATACGGCGACGAAATAGTTGAAATGAATAACAAAGCAGTTGACGCCGGAGCCAATCAGCTTCATCAGGTTAAAGTACCTTCTTCTGTAACCAGTGATATTAAAATGAAAAAATATATTGACGACCCGAATGCACCTGAAATCGTGAAAAAAGCAATAAGCAAAATGGTGGCTTACGAAGGCGATGACGTACCCGTTTCCTGGCTGCCTGATGACGGAACATACCCGACCGGTACCTCTAAATATGAAAAGAGAAACATTGCATTACAGACACCGGTATGGGATCCCGAAATATGCATTCAGTGCGGCATATGCTCCTTTGTTTGTCCACACGCCACAATCAGAATGAAAGTTTACGATGAAAGTGAATTGAAAAACGCTCCTGAAACATTCAAATACACGGACGCCAGAGGCAAAGAGTTCAAAGGGATGAAATTCAGTATTCAAGTTGCCGTGGAAGACTGCACCGGATGCGGAGCATGCGTTTATAACTGCCCTGCAAAAAGCAAGACAGATCCCAAATATAAAGCGATCAATATGGAGCCTCAGCCTCCATTAAGAGCTCAGGAAAGAGAAAATTTCAAATTTTTCCAAACCATTCCGGAGCTGGATCCGTCCAAATTTAACAGAAACACACTGAAAGGAAGCCAGCTTACACCTCACCTGTTCGAATTTTCCGGGGCATGTGCAGGCTGCGGCGAAACCCCCTATGTAAGACTGATGGCCCACCTTTTCGGTGACAGAGCACTTATTGCAAATGCCACCGGATGTTCATCCATTTACGGCGGTAATCTTCCCACAACACCCTATACAAAGAGACAGGACGGAAGAGGACCGGCATGGACAAACTCGCTTTTTGAAGATAACGCAGAAGTGGGTTATGGTATGAGTCTTGCAGTTGAAAAATCAAAGGAATTTGCTTTGGAACTTCTTGATGAACTCAAAGATGATTTAGGGAGCAAATTTGTTGATGAAATAGTAAATGCAGACCAAAGCGAACAAACCGGCATTGAAGAACAGAGAGAGAGAATTGCAAAACTCAAAGAGAAACTGAGTGTGATAAATAATGAAAAATCTAAAAAACTTCTGGAAGTAGCAGATGCTCTTATCAAAAAATCCATATGGATTTTAGGTGGCGACGGCTGGGCTTATGATATAGGTTACGGCGGACTTGATCACGTGCTCGCTCAGGAAAATGATGTAAATGTACTCGTACTTGATACTGAAGTTTACTCAAACACAGGCGGTCAGGCTTCAAAAGCCACATCCATCGGTTCGTTTGCAAAATTCGCTTTCGCCGGCAAAGATCTGGAGAAAAAGGATCTCGGTATGATAGCAATGACTTACGGACATATTTATGTGGCCAAAGTTTCTCTGTCCAATCAGGCACAATGTGTCAAAGCATTTAAAGAAGCCGAATCTTATGATGGGCCTTCCATGATAATAGCTGATTCACATTGTATCGCTCACGGAATCGATATGTCCAAAGGTGTTGAACAGCAAAGGACAGCTGTTAAGAGTGGATACTGGATGCTGTATAGGTTCGACCCAAGGTTGAAAGCTCAGGGCAAAAATCCTCTGCAAATAGACAGTAAAGAGCCTTCTGTTTCAGTAGCTGAATATATGAAGTCCGAAAACAGGTTCAGAGCCGTGGCAAAAATGTTCCCCGAAAGAGCCAAAGAGCTGGCTGACATTGCCGAGGAAAAGACGAGATTCAGGTTCAACCTGACCAAGCAGTTGGCAGAGAATATAGACTGCTCCAAACAAAACGATAATGAAGAATAG
- a CDS encoding FadR/GntR family transcriptional regulator has translation MFQKIKPKRISDEIYFQIRDLILNGELKPGQKLPPERDLAESMSVSRPSLREALNKLVAQGYLEQVQGGGTYVKSITATSIDNAIEEFVKRDDAIFDLMEVRKILETWAAYAAAERASEKEINNMFEFLEEMRIAKEHGQIGYISDTNFHFAISHATHNVLLVHVMNNIYQWIERVSYEIRSRMHNKPDSHELLFRHHTDIFNAIKSKDPDLAYGKMLVHMNYIEQELERIFNKGKQKESLEDS, from the coding sequence ATGTTTCAGAAGATAAAACCGAAGAGAATTAGCGACGAAATATATTTTCAAATAAGGGATTTGATTTTAAACGGTGAGCTTAAACCCGGTCAGAAACTTCCTCCTGAAAGGGATTTGGCCGAGAGTATGAGTGTGAGCAGGCCTTCACTGAGAGAGGCTCTGAACAAGCTGGTTGCACAGGGATATCTGGAGCAGGTTCAGGGCGGCGGAACGTATGTTAAATCCATAACAGCCACATCAATCGATAATGCTATCGAAGAGTTTGTAAAACGTGATGATGCCATTTTTGATCTTATGGAAGTACGTAAGATACTGGAAACATGGGCGGCTTATGCAGCTGCAGAAAGGGCTTCTGAAAAAGAAATTAATAACATGTTTGAATTTCTGGAAGAGATGAGAATAGCCAAAGAGCACGGTCAAATCGGCTATATTTCCGATACAAATTTTCATTTTGCCATTTCCCATGCAACCCATAACGTGTTGCTTGTTCACGTAATGAATAATATTTATCAGTGGATTGAGCGTGTCAGTTATGAAATTAGATCAAGAATGCATAACAAGCCGGACAGCCACGAATTGCTTTTCAGACATCATACTGATATATTTAATGCTATAAAGTCAAAAGATCCCGACCTTGCCTATGGCAAAATGCTTGTTCATATGAATTATATAGAGCAGGAACTGGAAAGAATATTTAATAAAGGTAAACAAAAAGAAAGTCTCGAAGATTCCTGA
- a CDS encoding (Fe-S)-binding protein, with product MEDLVKELKELEELVIKCMKCGTCQAHCPLYKKDFFEQSVARGKISMIESVYEGNLKDASRILKYIDYCLMCGRCKNNCPSGVKTDEIFLRAKSALRKVEKLPSWGKFVLKIVMEKPELLSRISPLMHIGLKFGSKQVKDDVFKPLFGLYSRNVASFAKKSFCDDYAGFHQAENEKFCVIFYPGCAVNYMYKHWGETIVKLLKKLNVSVYVPDVNKCCGIPAATLGDMELYAKMVDENRRLFKSLDAGYVITCCPTCSYGLFDMGETVAHETFDKKEMDILVFLKEVIGLSPKQLTLEKTSLHIPCHYNHSKDALLKNFITDISENYYELKDQSCCGFGGTFNLKNYDSSKNIVKNKTAEVREEKVKKLFTPCPGCAMQLTDGIIREGGEADVLHPVELIYRGLIDSDVSEDKTEEN from the coding sequence ATGGAAGATCTTGTAAAGGAACTCAAAGAGCTGGAAGAGCTTGTTATAAAGTGTATGAAATGCGGTACATGTCAGGCTCACTGTCCGCTGTACAAAAAGGATTTCTTTGAGCAGTCCGTAGCCCGCGGCAAAATATCGATGATAGAGTCGGTATATGAAGGTAATTTAAAAGACGCTTCCCGTATTTTAAAATACATTGATTACTGTTTGATGTGCGGCAGATGTAAAAATAACTGTCCCAGCGGTGTAAAAACTGATGAAATTTTTCTCAGAGCAAAAAGCGCTTTGCGAAAAGTTGAAAAGCTGCCTTCCTGGGGCAAATTTGTTTTAAAAATAGTCATGGAGAAACCTGAACTGCTGTCCAGAATATCTCCGCTTATGCATATTGGCTTAAAATTCGGCAGTAAGCAGGTGAAAGATGATGTGTTTAAACCGTTATTTGGTTTATATTCACGTAATGTTGCTTCCTTTGCTAAAAAGAGCTTCTGTGACGATTATGCCGGTTTCCATCAAGCGGAAAATGAAAAATTCTGCGTTATCTTTTATCCCGGTTGTGCAGTAAATTATATGTACAAACATTGGGGAGAGACTATTGTAAAGTTGCTGAAAAAACTGAATGTATCGGTATATGTTCCTGATGTGAATAAGTGCTGTGGTATTCCTGCTGCAACTTTAGGTGATATGGAACTTTACGCCAAAATGGTTGATGAAAACAGGCGGCTTTTTAAAAGTCTTGATGCAGGGTATGTTATAACATGCTGTCCCACATGTTCATATGGCCTGTTTGACATGGGGGAAACGGTTGCACATGAAACGTTTGACAAAAAAGAGATGGATATCCTGGTATTTTTAAAAGAAGTGATAGGCTTATCACCGAAGCAATTGACTTTGGAGAAGACTTCACTGCATATACCATGTCACTACAATCACTCCAAAGATGCACTTCTGAAAAACTTTATAACTGATATTTCTGAAAATTATTACGAACTGAAAGATCAGTCCTGCTGTGGTTTCGGCGGTACTTTTAATTTAAAGAATTATGATTCGTCAAAAAATATTGTTAAGAATAAGACTGCAGAAGTTCGTGAAGAGAAGGTCAAAAAGTTGTTTACACCTTGTCCCGGCTGTGCTATGCAATTAACCGATGGTATAATTCGTGAGGGCGGTGAGGCGGATGTTTTACATCCTGTTGAGCTTATTTACAGGGGGCTGATCGATTCAGATGTTTCAGAAGATAAAACCGAAGAGAATTAG
- a CDS encoding IS110 family transposase has protein sequence MKSYEKVVGIDVSKETLSISVYDGKSHTSYETRNTVKSFFNDFIKKEKEIDFSKVLFMMENTGVYHLRLATHLSKECGYLVSVANPLVIKRYSQMNLKR, from the coding sequence ATGAAGAGCTATGAAAAAGTAGTGGGAATTGATGTATCCAAGGAAACATTGTCAATCAGCGTATATGACGGTAAGAGCCACACCAGTTATGAGACAAGAAATACGGTAAAATCATTTTTTAATGATTTTATTAAGAAGGAGAAGGAAATAGATTTTTCCAAAGTTCTTTTTATGATGGAAAATACGGGAGTATACCATTTAAGATTAGCAACCCATTTGAGCAAGGAATGTGGTTATCTTGTAAGTGTAGCGAATCCTCTTGTAATAAAGAGGTACTCACAGATGAATTTAAAACG
- the glnA gene encoding type I glutamate--ammonia ligase, with protein sequence MSPKEVLKFVEENNIKIVDLRFMDFIGLWQHCSYPAHELTEDVFEDGMGFDGSSLRGWQAINNSDMILIPDPASAKVDPFSEIPTLILICNVFDPITKEPYTRDPRYIAKKAENYLKGTGLADTAFFGPEAEFFIFDDIRYGYSANSGFFYFDSEEGNWNSGADRGPNLGYKIRHKEGYFPCPPHDTLMGIRSEMTLLMEEMGIIVEAHHHEVATGGQCELDIKYAPLLEQCDNLLLYKYIVKNVARKHNKTATFMPKPMFGDNGSGMHVHQSLWKDGKPLFAGDEYGGLSEMALYYTGGIIKHAKALAAFTNPTTNSYKRLVPGFEAPVNLAYSSRNRSASLRIPMYDSSPKAKRIEVRFPDPSCNSYIAFTAMLMAGLDGIENKIDPGDPMDKNLYDLDPIELSNVPQMPASLDEALDELEKDHEFLLKGDVFTEDVISTWIEYKRESEANAVNMRPHPYEFMLYFDF encoded by the coding sequence ATGTCTCCAAAAGAAGTTTTGAAATTTGTGGAAGAAAACAATATTAAAATTGTTGATTTGAGGTTTATGGACTTTATAGGGTTGTGGCAGCATTGTTCCTATCCTGCTCATGAACTTACGGAAGATGTCTTTGAGGACGGAATGGGATTTGACGGTTCCAGTCTCAGAGGGTGGCAGGCTATCAATAACAGTGATATGATACTGATTCCCGACCCTGCCAGCGCTAAGGTTGATCCTTTTAGCGAGATACCCACATTAATATTAATATGTAATGTTTTTGATCCTATCACGAAAGAACCTTACACAAGGGATCCACGGTATATAGCCAAAAAAGCCGAAAACTATCTGAAAGGCACAGGTTTGGCTGACACAGCTTTTTTCGGGCCTGAAGCTGAATTTTTTATCTTTGATGATATAAGATACGGCTATAGTGCAAACAGCGGTTTTTTCTATTTTGACTCCGAGGAAGGAAACTGGAACAGCGGTGCCGACAGAGGTCCTAATTTAGGTTACAAAATCAGGCACAAAGAGGGTTATTTTCCATGTCCGCCGCATGACACTCTAATGGGTATAAGAAGTGAAATGACTCTCTTAATGGAAGAGATGGGGATCATTGTTGAAGCACATCACCACGAGGTTGCCACCGGAGGACAGTGTGAACTAGATATTAAATATGCTCCGCTTTTAGAGCAGTGTGACAATCTACTTCTCTATAAATATATTGTGAAAAATGTTGCCAGAAAACATAATAAAACCGCTACATTTATGCCCAAACCTATGTTCGGGGATAATGGCAGCGGAATGCATGTTCATCAGTCATTGTGGAAAGACGGCAAACCTCTTTTTGCCGGTGATGAATATGGCGGTCTGAGTGAAATGGCTCTGTATTATACCGGAGGGATTATTAAGCATGCTAAGGCATTAGCGGCTTTTACAAATCCAACCACCAATTCGTACAAAAGATTGGTTCCCGGTTTTGAGGCTCCTGTTAACCTGGCTTATTCTTCAAGGAACAGAAGTGCTTCTTTGAGAATACCTATGTACGATTCTTCTCCGAAGGCCAAGCGAATCGAAGTCAGATTCCCCGATCCTTCGTGCAACAGTTATATTGCTTTTACTGCTATGCTTATGGCAGGTCTTGACGGGATTGAAAACAAAATCGATCCGGGTGATCCTATGGATAAAAACCTTTACGATCTTGATCCGATTGAGCTATCGAATGTTCCTCAGATGCCTGCTTCACTTGATGAAGCGCTGGATGAACTGGAAAAAGACCACGAGTTCCTTTTAAAAGGAGATGTATTTACTGAGGATGTTATCAGCACCTGGATTGAATATAAGAGAGAAAGTGAAGCAAATGCTGTAAATATGAGACCTCATCCGTATGAGTTCATGTTGTATTTCGATTTTTAA
- a CDS encoding AMP-binding protein produces MGGLLEGVAKNYPENDALVYPFRNLRLTYKELDKETDKLAKGLVKLGVKKGDHIAVWAHNIPEWVLLLYATAKIGAVLVTVNTLYRSRELSYILKQSDAKMLFLVEGFKMQNYVETVYDILPELKETSDQELNFEEYPFLKRVVFIGDRKHTGMFDYYNLYKIGEDISDAQLKAKKDECSYQDVINMQYTSGTTGFPKGVMLTHHNLLNNAYAIGQCMRFSDKDRLCIPVPFFHCFGLVLSILVCQTHGAAMIPVESFNPLEVLKSVEREKCTALHGVPTMFISELQLLEKENFDLSHLRTGIMAGSTCPIEVMRKVIDKMNMTDITIVYGQTESSPGITQTRVDDDIDVRVSTVGRELPGIEAKIVDPETGRECAPGVQGEMCARGYNVMKGYYKMPVATAKAIDSEGWLHTGDLAVKTEEGNYVITGRIKDMIIRGGENIYPREIEEFLYTHPAVEDVQIVGVPDKKYGEEIMAFVKIYEEYEDKIKQKDIMEYCKEQIADYKIPRYVEFVSEYPMTASGKIQKYKLRERAIEKYSLQER; encoded by the coding sequence ATGGGCGGACTGCTCGAAGGGGTTGCAAAAAATTATCCGGAAAATGATGCCTTGGTATATCCTTTCAGGAATTTGAGGCTTACATATAAAGAACTAGATAAGGAAACAGACAAGTTAGCAAAAGGTCTTGTTAAGCTGGGTGTGAAGAAAGGTGATCATATTGCGGTATGGGCTCATAACATTCCGGAGTGGGTTCTGCTTTTGTATGCCACGGCCAAAATCGGCGCAGTTCTTGTGACTGTGAACACTTTATACAGATCGAGGGAGTTAAGCTATATTTTAAAGCAGTCCGATGCGAAAATGCTGTTTTTGGTTGAAGGTTTTAAAATGCAGAATTATGTGGAAACCGTCTACGATATTTTACCTGAATTGAAAGAAACCAGCGACCAGGAGCTTAATTTTGAAGAATACCCATTTTTGAAGCGTGTTGTTTTCATCGGGGACAGAAAGCATACCGGTATGTTTGATTATTACAATCTGTACAAAATAGGCGAGGATATATCCGATGCACAACTGAAGGCGAAAAAAGATGAATGTTCATATCAAGATGTTATCAATATGCAATATACTTCAGGTACGACGGGATTTCCAAAAGGTGTGATGCTTACACACCACAATCTCCTTAATAATGCGTATGCAATAGGCCAATGTATGAGATTTTCTGATAAAGACAGATTATGTATTCCGGTTCCTTTTTTTCACTGTTTTGGGCTGGTTCTTAGTATTCTGGTGTGTCAGACGCACGGAGCAGCAATGATCCCCGTTGAATCATTCAACCCTCTGGAAGTTCTCAAATCAGTGGAGAGAGAGAAATGTACTGCTTTACACGGAGTTCCTACAATGTTTATCTCGGAGCTTCAGCTGCTTGAAAAGGAAAATTTTGATCTTTCACATTTAAGAACGGGTATAATGGCAGGCTCAACCTGTCCTATTGAGGTTATGCGCAAGGTGATAGATAAAATGAATATGACGGATATTACCATTGTTTATGGACAGACGGAATCTTCGCCCGGTATTACACAAACCCGGGTGGATGACGACATTGATGTACGTGTTTCTACTGTTGGCAGGGAATTGCCGGGGATTGAGGCTAAAATTGTGGATCCGGAAACTGGCAGAGAATGTGCTCCGGGTGTCCAGGGTGAAATGTGTGCCCGGGGGTATAACGTTATGAAAGGCTACTACAAAATGCCGGTGGCAACTGCAAAAGCCATTGACAGTGAAGGATGGCTCCATACAGGCGATTTAGCGGTTAAAACGGAAGAGGGGAATTATGTTATTACCGGACGTATAAAAGATATGATAATCAGAGGCGGTGAAAACATTTATCCCAGGGAAATCGAAGAATTTCTTTATACACACCCAGCCGTGGAAGATGTACAGATTGTGGGGGTACCTGACAAGAAGTATGGTGAAGAGATTATGGCATTTGTGAAAATTTATGAAGAATATGAAGACAAAATTAAACAAAAGGATATAATGGAATATTGTAAAGAACAGATTGCGGATTATAAAATTCCCCGTTATGTGGAATTTGTTAGTGAATATCCAATGACGGCAAGTGGTAAAATTCAGAAGTATAAGCTTCGGGAAAGGGCTATTGAAAAATACAGTCTGCAGGAGAGGTAG
- a CDS encoding P-II family nitrogen regulator, which translates to MKKIEAIIKPFKLDDVKEKLTEYGIKGITVSEVKGFGRQKGHTELYRGAEYVIDFIPKIKVEVIVPEEMTKDVVEIIMEAAKTGRIGDGKIFVVPVEEVVRIRTGETGEEAL; encoded by the coding sequence ATGAAAAAAATTGAAGCAATTATCAAACCTTTTAAGCTTGATGATGTAAAGGAAAAATTAACGGAGTATGGTATCAAAGGTATTACCGTCTCAGAAGTAAAAGGTTTCGGCAGGCAGAAAGGGCACACCGAGTTGTACAGAGGTGCTGAATATGTGATCGATTTTATCCCCAAAATCAAGGTGGAAGTCATTGTTCCAGAGGAGATGACGAAAGATGTGGTGGAAATTATTATGGAAGCTGCAAAAACCGGAAGGATAGGAGATGGTAAGATCTTTGTTGTACCTGTTGAAGAGGTTGTGCGGATCCGTACGGGAGAGACCGGAGAAGAGGCTCTGTAG
- a CDS encoding CDP-alcohol phosphatidyltransferase family protein: MKLYLKNGMLNIPNTLTILRIILLPLFILKLSRGEIEQAFIVFSIAAFTDLLDGFIARKLSMITPLGQILDPLADKIMIIGGFVAIYLSDLPVQISSFFLFFVYLKEFYTILGISVIYLFKGKVNIQPNIFGKMATFMESLTILILLVSNLTGMFAHFVNYLAMATIGFITAAIVSYTLDGIDYMTKNEEYS; the protein is encoded by the coding sequence ATGAAATTATATTTAAAAAACGGTATGTTAAATATTCCTAATACATTAACTATTTTAAGAATCATCCTCTTGCCTTTGTTTATACTGAAATTAAGCAGGGGGGAAATTGAGCAGGCATTTATTGTTTTTTCTATAGCTGCCTTTACTGATCTTCTGGATGGTTTTATTGCCAGAAAACTTTCAATGATAACTCCTCTTGGTCAAATTCTTGATCCGCTTGCTGATAAGATTATGATAATAGGCGGTTTTGTGGCCATCTATCTTTCAGATTTACCTGTTCAGATCAGTTCCTTTTTCCTGTTTTTTGTCTATCTTAAAGAATTTTACACAATTTTGGGAATTTCTGTAATTTATTTATTTAAAGGTAAAGTCAATATTCAGCCCAATATATTCGGTAAAATGGCCACGTTTATGGAATCTTTGACCATTCTGATTTTGCTTGTTTCCAATCTTACCGGAATGTTTGCTCATTTTGTCAACTACCTTGCAATGGCAACAATCGGATTTATTACAGCTGCAATTGTGTCCTACACATTGGACGGCATTGATTATATGACAAAAAATGAAGAGTACTCATGA